Proteins encoded within one genomic window of Pedosphaera parvula Ellin514:
- a CDS encoding gluconate 2-dehydrogenase subunit 3 family protein gives MADFHFHNDDRYVLNYCAKYLGRFNTDRRHSYGSGAEAPRDRIAEAWRFPIIDTYGGGASGITAAASYQDYNQVTFVYAGADTQSPGSVAVIGTFATLYDPIPLQRVQFEGEDTRYWSLAYAVPKGQVHNYRFVVDGSYPINDPVNPQETATENGAVWSSFFTDGFSSPLVLEKWEIALLYRLTAGILPFQTADGTNFLDRFYNYLDRQKQADLYNNVYRMDNSVGEINYIDNILAREERHHLADYKTCLRQIDRILRTRNPYTEPSRMSRELYFALYDEMATDRVDGWDYALYGSPQYFLYLLRRHVVTGAFCHPKYGGNAGAAGWAYLSDQYRLPSPAPGKHGATLFDWRRAMESPLGVNSDYLG, from the coding sequence ATGGCGGATTTCCATTTTCATAATGATGATCGTTACGTCCTGAACTACTGTGCAAAGTACTTGGGGCGTTTCAACACTGATCGGCGACACTCATACGGGAGCGGCGCGGAAGCCCCGCGAGATCGCATTGCCGAAGCCTGGCGCTTTCCGATTATCGATACCTACGGAGGGGGCGCTTCGGGGATAACCGCGGCTGCAAGTTATCAGGATTACAACCAGGTCACTTTTGTTTATGCGGGGGCGGATACACAATCGCCAGGCAGCGTGGCGGTGATTGGCACGTTCGCCACGCTATACGATCCGATCCCTCTCCAGCGGGTGCAGTTTGAGGGCGAGGACACGAGATATTGGTCGTTGGCCTACGCGGTGCCGAAGGGACAAGTCCATAACTATCGCTTTGTGGTGGATGGATCTTACCCAATAAATGATCCGGTGAATCCCCAGGAAACGGCGACAGAAAATGGCGCTGTATGGTCAAGCTTCTTCACGGATGGCTTTTCGTCCCCTCTGGTGCTGGAAAAGTGGGAGATCGCGCTGCTTTACCGTCTCACCGCCGGCATCCTGCCATTTCAAACTGCTGACGGAACAAATTTTCTGGATCGGTTCTATAACTATCTGGACCGGCAGAAACAAGCGGATCTGTATAACAACGTCTACCGGATGGATAATTCGGTGGGCGAGATTAATTACATCGATAATATTTTGGCGCGCGAAGAACGCCATCACCTCGCGGATTATAAGACCTGCCTGCGACAGATTGATCGTATTCTTAGAACCCGGAATCCTTATACCGAGCCATCACGCATGAGTCGTGAGTTATACTTCGCTCTTTATGATGAGATGGCCACGGATCGAGTTGATGGCTGGGATTACGCGCTGTACGGCAGCCCGCAATATTTTCTGTATTTGCTGCGACGTCACGTTGTAACGGGCGCGTTCTGCCATCCCAAGTATGGAGGTAACGCCGGTGCGGCGGGTTGGGCATATTTAAGCGACCAATATCGACTTCCTTCACCGGCACCCGGGAAGCATGGGGCGACGCTATTCGATTGGCGTCGCGCGATGGAGTCCCCGCTCGGGGTCAATTCGGATTATCTCGGCTGA
- a CDS encoding GMC oxidoreductase, with product MKDQFDVIIIGSGAGGAPIANVLAKAGKSVLVLEKGPMIRPQYQSPNGRSDFKRDELSSDGPEKRLQLPLANQGVSYYSSHVEPDLNDEPHVYRDGDHSDKATLEGYTAQVVGGGTQLYGGVSFRFVPLDFKLASFNAGRNDIREDPNGDIRREARDWPISYDDLEPYYTKTEELVGINGMVQNQQKPFSRDVYQPPLTPNGISEYARRGMELLARELRPANPILPYRTPLAVITRDHGPSGRKIPSDPETAKTSYVNRYGDPLGLKSSAWVSLLTPVKDLPNFTIRCNSIATRLTYTNGKVDRVYYLDPGGMERSAQAKVVVVACSAIESIRLLKLSAKLDSGFDQAIHQNDLLGRYFMTHCFGGAAALLPDRYDKSIALDADWATDCCGNEDFLRSQGLWAGGALYNNTSDEALPISLFRTQGAMDLDNLWLGFMYNAGLKGQAVVDFLDTQFGRGLSISFMANQVPQRDNRIELHPTIQDKWNRSVAYIIKDWHQHDRYLMDTYANMAARVLELSGQGIQAFKFVGKGGSYLAPNGLVRIANHILGGARFGTDRNDSVLDPNCRAWDFDNLYVTDGAFMPTSGSGNPTNTIEANSFRVADRILAQL from the coding sequence ATGAAAGACCAATTTGACGTGATCATTATCGGGAGTGGTGCTGGCGGTGCGCCCATCGCAAATGTGCTTGCGAAGGCGGGGAAATCCGTTCTGGTGCTGGAAAAAGGGCCGATGATCCGTCCCCAGTATCAGAGTCCGAATGGCCGCAGCGATTTCAAACGGGACGAGTTGAGCTCTGACGGACCGGAGAAGCGTCTGCAACTGCCTTTGGCGAACCAAGGTGTTTCCTATTACTCAAGCCACGTTGAGCCAGATCTGAATGATGAACCACACGTGTATCGCGATGGTGATCATTCTGATAAAGCAACCCTTGAAGGTTACACGGCGCAGGTGGTTGGCGGTGGGACGCAACTTTATGGCGGAGTTTCATTTCGCTTTGTGCCGCTCGATTTCAAGCTGGCGAGCTTCAATGCCGGTCGCAACGATATCCGGGAAGACCCGAATGGCGATATCCGGCGTGAAGCCCGCGATTGGCCCATTTCGTATGATGATCTCGAGCCGTATTATACCAAGACCGAGGAATTGGTCGGCATAAACGGAATGGTGCAGAATCAGCAGAAACCATTCAGCCGCGATGTTTATCAGCCGCCTCTGACGCCAAATGGCATCAGCGAATATGCGCGGCGCGGGATGGAGTTGCTGGCCAGGGAACTTAGACCTGCCAATCCGATTCTGCCATATCGCACGCCGCTGGCGGTCATTACGCGGGATCATGGTCCGAGTGGACGTAAGATTCCCTCGGATCCGGAAACCGCGAAGACGAGCTATGTGAATCGTTATGGCGATCCGCTTGGTCTCAAGTCGAGCGCCTGGGTTTCACTGCTGACCCCGGTGAAGGATTTGCCTAACTTCACAATCCGGTGCAACTCGATCGCAACGCGGCTGACTTACACCAACGGCAAAGTGGATCGTGTTTACTACCTGGATCCTGGAGGGATGGAGCGGTCTGCACAGGCAAAGGTGGTTGTCGTCGCCTGCTCGGCGATTGAATCGATTCGGCTGCTGAAACTTTCGGCGAAACTCGATTCTGGATTCGATCAGGCCATTCACCAAAACGATTTGCTGGGTCGTTATTTCATGACGCACTGTTTCGGCGGTGCTGCAGCATTGCTGCCTGATCGATACGACAAGTCAATTGCGCTCGATGCCGACTGGGCAACTGATTGCTGTGGTAACGAGGATTTCCTGCGGAGCCAGGGTCTGTGGGCGGGAGGTGCACTTTACAACAACACATCGGATGAAGCCCTGCCGATCTCCTTGTTCCGCACGCAGGGAGCGATGGACCTGGATAATCTCTGGCTCGGCTTCATGTATAATGCCGGCTTGAAAGGCCAGGCCGTGGTTGATTTTCTGGATACGCAGTTTGGAAGAGGCCTTTCCATCAGTTTCATGGCGAACCAGGTTCCCCAGCGGGACAACCGCATCGAACTCCATCCGACGATACAAGACAAATGGAACCGGTCAGTGGCGTACATCATCAAGGATTGGCATCAGCACGACCGGTATTTGATGGACACTTATGCGAACATGGCGGCGCGTGTTTTGGAGCTTTCGGGGCAGGGCATTCAGGCATTCAAGTTTGTCGGCAAAGGCGGATCCTATCTCGCGCCCAATGGGCTGGTTAGAATTGCCAATCACATTCTGGGAGGCGCCCGTTTCGGCACAGACCGGAACGACTCGGTACTCGACCCGAACTGCCGCGCCTGGGATTTCGACAATTTGTACGTGACGGACGGTGCGTTTATGCCGACTTCCGGAAGCGGCAATCCCACCAACACGATCGAGGCAAATTCATTCCGGGTGGCGGATCGCATATTGGCCCAACTATAG